In a single window of the Streptacidiphilus sp. P02-A3a genome:
- a CDS encoding Fic family protein, giving the protein MIPDMAPGYLSWDEVDPARHPFDSESATQVVLSLGPALHVPCRPDVSFADPAMNTWSWEVAKPWADAMSHALVERYGRWAVGWRWSQGEGDFDGGPVKNWCCLRDSITTPQETLARVVVALCEWREWLENLAEWFEAFALDLASVADQRVLWHRAARNLILQVVDRTGCDSGWYGHCDQVLTWFLSRWGVPSDVAQEWVDQAIGGRFESRIGPDTALVEEVAERLSLSLQSTDSVRSTGPEPDHLQRWLAVRETVPWQEAPESRARGSVVPSRDGAREDIRAFDAAVDPARATGLLAALELMRSDAVRGASLDFELLRGWQQHVLDTPVPPPFRNQPAFAKGGRERYGISTDTRARLDTCLTESRVDAARPLPVAARAARAYLDVCFFHPFEDGNARSAFLALLFVLAREGIEPNGVSLLRRITFQADDPQDALTLARYVDVHLAET; this is encoded by the coding sequence ATGATCCCCGATATGGCCCCTGGCTATCTGTCCTGGGACGAGGTAGACCCGGCCCGTCATCCCTTCGACAGTGAGTCGGCAACGCAGGTGGTGCTCTCGCTCGGGCCGGCCCTTCACGTTCCATGCCGCCCCGATGTCTCCTTCGCCGACCCAGCGATGAACACCTGGAGCTGGGAGGTGGCCAAGCCCTGGGCAGACGCCATGTCCCATGCCTTGGTGGAACGCTACGGACGCTGGGCCGTGGGTTGGCGCTGGTCGCAGGGCGAAGGGGACTTCGACGGGGGACCGGTCAAGAACTGGTGCTGCCTGCGCGACTCGATCACCACCCCGCAAGAGACGCTCGCCCGGGTCGTGGTTGCGTTGTGCGAGTGGCGCGAGTGGCTGGAGAACTTGGCCGAATGGTTCGAGGCATTCGCGTTGGACCTGGCCTCCGTCGCGGACCAGCGGGTCCTATGGCACCGCGCCGCCCGGAACCTGATCCTGCAAGTGGTCGACCGCACGGGTTGCGACAGCGGCTGGTACGGGCACTGCGATCAGGTGCTGACCTGGTTCCTCAGCCGATGGGGAGTCCCGTCCGACGTGGCGCAGGAGTGGGTTGACCAGGCGATTGGCGGCCGGTTCGAGAGCCGGATCGGCCCCGACACAGCCCTGGTCGAGGAAGTCGCCGAGCGGCTCTCGCTGTCCCTCCAGTCGACCGACAGCGTGCGATCCACCGGTCCGGAGCCGGACCACCTGCAGCGCTGGCTCGCGGTGCGCGAGACTGTGCCATGGCAGGAGGCCCCGGAAAGTCGCGCGCGGGGATCGGTAGTCCCGTCACGCGACGGTGCACGAGAGGACATCCGTGCCTTCGACGCCGCCGTGGACCCCGCCCGCGCCACCGGCCTGCTCGCCGCCCTGGAGCTGATGCGGAGCGACGCCGTGCGCGGCGCATCACTCGATTTCGAACTGCTCCGCGGTTGGCAGCAACACGTCCTGGACACGCCGGTGCCGCCACCGTTCCGCAACCAGCCGGCCTTCGCCAAGGGCGGTCGGGAACGCTACGGCATCAGCACGGACACCCGCGCCCGCCTTGATACCTGCCTGACCGAGAGCCGTGTAGACGCCGCGCGGCCCCTTCCTGTCGCCGCCCGAGCCGCACGTGCCTACCTCGACGTCTGCTTCTTCCACCCCTTCGAAGACGGCAACGCCCGGTCTGCCTTCCTCGCCCTGCTCTTCGTCCTCGCCCGCGAGGGCATCGAACCCAACGGGGTCAGCCTGCTTCGTCGCATCACCTTCCAGGCCGACGACCCCCAGGACGCGCTGACCCTCGCCCGGTACGTCGACGTCCACCTCGCGGAGACGTGA
- a CDS encoding tyrosine-type recombinase/integrase yields the protein MRGCGTVYKRCGCRNAKTGHQLGRACSKLGKRSHGSWYIALPHIPTMDDPRTRIRRGSYPTRAAAQQALDHLTPVRVDTRALPLTVTQWLLHWYARAEEHLRPSTADAYRRHIETYLTSMLGREILPELTQQRVQASFDALIRQRHRAGNPISPTTLRRIQATLRSALTWAVRDGLLDKNPALHLRLPRSLRPRPVIWTKDRVEHWRTTGERPTIAVWTVQQTASFLQGVREHRLYALFHLYSLFGLRKGEAIALCWDDIDFSAGTLSIHRQLRHNARNLLEVGPPKTAAGARTIYLDAGSTKILRAHRAQQRQEQSLAGQEWSETGFLFTSSNGSVVPPAYVTRTLKKMIRENDLPPIRLHDLRHGAVSLAIAAGLDFKTISVRVGHRSTVTTVDTYMSILPELARTGSEAVARLLLDGANEISRTIRHQPKRAKRRTHSEPSGQESAHSRSSG from the coding sequence ATGCGGGGATGCGGGACCGTCTACAAGCGGTGCGGATGCCGCAACGCGAAGACCGGACATCAACTCGGCCGCGCCTGCTCGAAGCTGGGCAAGCGAAGCCATGGCTCCTGGTACATCGCGCTGCCCCACATACCGACCATGGACGACCCTCGAACCCGGATACGGCGCGGCAGCTACCCCACCCGTGCCGCCGCCCAGCAGGCCCTCGACCACCTGACCCCCGTGCGGGTGGACACGCGCGCCCTCCCCCTGACCGTCACCCAATGGCTGCTCCACTGGTACGCCAGAGCCGAAGAGCACCTCCGGCCCTCCACCGCGGACGCATACCGCCGGCACATCGAGACCTACCTCACCAGCATGCTCGGCCGCGAGATCCTGCCCGAACTCACCCAGCAACGCGTCCAAGCCTCCTTCGACGCCCTGATCAGGCAACGTCACCGGGCGGGCAACCCCATCTCCCCCACGACCCTTCGGCGCATCCAGGCCACCCTGCGCTCCGCACTCACCTGGGCCGTACGCGACGGCCTCCTCGACAAGAACCCCGCCCTGCACCTTCGCCTCCCCCGCTCGCTACGCCCCCGACCCGTCATCTGGACCAAGGACCGCGTGGAGCACTGGCGCACCACCGGCGAACGCCCCACCATCGCCGTCTGGACCGTCCAGCAGACCGCCTCCTTCCTCCAAGGAGTGCGAGAACACCGCCTCTACGCCCTCTTCCACCTCTACAGCCTGTTCGGGCTGCGCAAGGGCGAGGCAATAGCCCTGTGCTGGGACGACATCGACTTCTCAGCCGGGACCCTGAGCATTCACCGACAGCTCCGGCACAATGCCAGGAACCTGCTCGAAGTCGGCCCGCCAAAGACCGCAGCAGGCGCACGCACCATCTACCTCGACGCGGGCTCCACGAAGATCCTCCGCGCCCATCGCGCCCAGCAGCGCCAAGAGCAGAGCCTCGCCGGGCAGGAGTGGAGCGAGACGGGATTCTTGTTCACTTCCTCCAACGGCAGCGTCGTCCCGCCCGCCTACGTCACACGCACTCTCAAGAAGATGATCAGGGAAAACGATCTCCCGCCGATCCGCCTGCACGACCTGCGCCACGGCGCCGTCAGCCTCGCGATCGCGGCCGGCCTCGACTTCAAAACCATCTCCGTCCGAGTCGGACACCGCAGTACCGTCACCACCGTCGACACCTACATGTCCATACTCCCTGAGCTGGCCCGCACGGGCTCCGAGGCCGTCGCACGACTCCTCCTGGACGGTGCGAACGAGATCTCCCGAACCATCCGCCACCAGCCCAAACGCGCCAAGCGCCGCACACACAGCGAGCCAAGCGGCCAAGAATCCGCGCATTCCCGCAGCTCAGGCTAG
- a CDS encoding radical SAM protein — MKHDELDLVSKLYQRTIHDPIAEVGRGGTLDGPLVVDLDPTTFCDLACPECISGQLLNQGRFTKERLRELVGEFISVGVRAVVLIGGGEPLAHPGTRDVIRLLGEAGIAVGVVTNGTMLDRHAAELGSYAHWVRVSVDAATEQTYGRFRPDRKGRSVFNQVIENMRGHAAIKTGTLGYSFLLMVRDLPGGGRESNHTEVLAAARLAKSIGCDYFELKTLFDEQHHIVGLSPEVLESVREQLAQARDLADDRFRIVCSSTFESVDQEVGPTQVKEYATCRTAELRTLVTPSGVYVCSYHRGADKARLGDAATEDFRKIWLDRPRSIIDPSRDCRFHCARHQTNLEVVHIGRRPEPPNLVDDYDLFL, encoded by the coding sequence ATGAAGCACGACGAGCTCGACCTCGTCTCCAAGCTCTATCAGCGGACCATTCACGACCCGATCGCCGAGGTGGGCCGGGGCGGGACCCTGGACGGGCCGCTGGTCGTCGACCTCGACCCGACCACGTTCTGCGACCTCGCCTGCCCCGAGTGCATCAGCGGGCAGCTGCTCAACCAGGGCCGCTTCACCAAGGAGCGGCTGCGGGAGCTGGTCGGCGAGTTCATCTCGGTCGGCGTCCGCGCGGTGGTCCTCATCGGCGGCGGCGAACCGCTGGCCCACCCCGGCACCCGCGACGTGATCCGACTGCTCGGCGAGGCCGGGATCGCGGTCGGCGTGGTCACCAACGGGACGATGCTCGACCGGCACGCCGCCGAACTGGGCAGCTACGCGCACTGGGTGCGGGTCTCCGTGGACGCCGCCACCGAGCAGACCTACGGCCGGTTCCGCCCGGACCGCAAGGGCCGCAGCGTCTTCAACCAGGTCATCGAGAACATGCGCGGCCACGCGGCGATCAAGACCGGGACGCTCGGCTACTCGTTCCTGCTGATGGTCCGCGACCTGCCCGGCGGCGGCCGGGAGTCGAACCACACCGAGGTACTGGCGGCGGCCCGGCTGGCGAAGTCGATCGGCTGCGACTACTTCGAGCTCAAGACGCTGTTCGACGAACAGCACCACATCGTCGGGCTGTCCCCGGAGGTGCTGGAGTCGGTCCGGGAGCAGCTGGCCCAGGCCCGGGACCTCGCCGACGACCGCTTCCGGATCGTCTGCTCCTCGACCTTCGAATCGGTCGACCAGGAGGTCGGCCCGACCCAGGTCAAGGAGTACGCCACCTGCCGCACCGCGGAACTGCGCACCCTGGTCACCCCGAGCGGCGTCTACGTCTGCTCCTACCACCGGGGCGCCGACAAGGCCCGTCTGGGCGACGCGGCGACCGAGGACTTCCGCAAGATCTGGCTGGACCGCCCGCGCAGCATCATCGACCCGAGCCGAGACTGCCGCTTCCACTGCGCCCGCCACCAGACCAACCTCGAAGTCGTCCACATCGGCCGCCGCCCGGAACCCCCGAACCTGGTCGACGACTACGACCTCTTCCTCTGA